The genomic stretch CCGCGACACCAAGGAGCTCGGCGACGGGGTATGGCGACGCGCCTACGACAGGTTTGGCCGTTCCCTGGACCGGGTGCACCAGATCCTCGAGGGCATCGAGGACAATGATCTGCACAACGCCCTGATCATGATCGCCAATCACCTGGCGGATCTCCAAGCGCGGGTGCGTGTGGTGTGTGTGAGTGCCCAGAAGAAATCCCCCAGTACCGGGTCCGACATTCCCCACGAGCTGTATGCCGTGCACAGGCTGCTCTCCAAGGCAGCCAACGACTTGGCCACCACCGCCCAGGTCGCAGCCATGGCCCGCTTAGATGGGGAACGCTGGGGCTTTGCCTCCGCCGGATTAGAAAACGTCGCCATGCGTGCGGACCTGGTCGCCGACGGTATCAGTGCCGCCGAGATTGAATTGGCGAAACACTAGGGGAGGTTCCTGACACCCGAGGAGAGCGCCGCGACATGGGGACCGGGAGATATTCCGGGTTTCGCCGAACGCTGATCATTCTCAGCAGAGCCAATTCCCTTCAATGCATGGTGGCAGGATGGGGAACATGACGAACCTTGTATCCCCAGTGACCACTTTCCACGACGGCAACACCATTCCCCAGCTTGGCTACGGGGTCTGGAAGGTTGAAAATGACGTCGCCAACGATGTTGTCCAGCAGGCCTTTGCCGCTGGATACCGCCACATCGACACCGCGCGCATCTACGGCAACGAGGAAGGCGTCGGACGCGCCATTGCGGCCACCGATGTGGCCCGCGAAGACATGTTCATCACCACCAAGGTCTGGAACGCGGATCAGGGCTTCGAAGAAACGCTGGCAGCCTTTGACGCGTCAATGGAACGCCTGGGCCTTCAATACCTTGACCTCTACCTGATCCACTGGTTGCAGCCGAAGCAGGGTAAGTACATTGACACGTGGAAGGCTCTGATCGAGCTGCAGAAGTCGGGTCGAGTGAAGTCCATCGGCGTCTGCAACTTCACCATCGAAGCGCTCGCCGAGCTCGAAGAGGCCACCGGTGTCCTGCCGGTGATCAACCAGGTCGAAACCCACCCGTACTTCCCGCAGACGGCACTGCGCGAGTTCGAGGCATCCAAGAACATCGCTCACGAGTCGTGGTCCCCGCTGGGTCAGGGCAGCGAACTGCTGAGCGATCCCGTTTTGGTGACCATCGCCGAAAAGCAC from Paeniglutamicibacter sp. Y32M11 encodes the following:
- a CDS encoding aldo/keto reductase, with the protein product MGNMTNLVSPVTTFHDGNTIPQLGYGVWKVENDVANDVVQQAFAAGYRHIDTARIYGNEEGVGRAIAATDVAREDMFITTKVWNADQGFEETLAAFDASMERLGLQYLDLYLIHWLQPKQGKYIDTWKALIELQKSGRVKSIGVCNFTIEALAELEEATGVLPVINQVETHPYFPQTALREFEASKNIAHESWSPLGQGSELLSDPVLVTIAEKHDASVAQVVIAWHLALGNVVIPKSVTPSRIVENFAGQSVTLDAQDIAAINALDKGAEGRIAADPAVSDFA